The Listeria sp. PSOL-1 genome includes a region encoding these proteins:
- a CDS encoding DEAD/DEAH box helicase, translating into MIPYHIKQEGKQLLLETKIIRTELENERKYAFSDGEIVTSKKEDHFDCSCPFHQEEGSVCKHIYAAYLDEKKWQQQVKQKSIKERILEQEAETMLSLFQTNVAKQFDHRTYIPKMKLHVEYILKIKQQLLSLELKIGMTRTYVVKNINAFLKAISKQQLLEFTKSFTFDPSEHDFYEEDKQIFEALIQMNDIAKLYETEEDYWMKSYASDKMLTIPSSMASDFIKQLTTRDTQVQILSAKNELQLKYLNPKYSEGKLALDFSLTEREHQQYTLELDAFRQAVFLENYYLIFCDGIFYTELKPIWHELTPLIEFSKITHAEFIQFNEAKLSEVISYILPALEKCGHVDIDESIKARMMKPPLKAKLSLFLQDKRHALRLRYQYEDQTFDPFVEEGIPSNQKAIMIRDIEKESLIMHLIENAPIQFSNGQMVVSSKEEDLYLFYYDVLPELSKVLDVETSDALDQVILNTVKPHTSLELTNDHHYLAISFDFEGIPEQEINAVLESLREKRRYHRLKDGRFISLESKTYQQLSNVFDLLEVRKKDVKKKLIVPFYRGVQIYQALDAENEQKYQHISHQIYQALTEITTQSKTQYSPPKGLHAKLRDYQITGFRWLKSLAKYRLGGILADDMGLGKTVQTITYLLSELEDEPELAPILIVTPASLLYNWLNEWQKFAPEVPVTVIHGTKETRKKQVAAITSGQVYLISYPSLRQDDAFFKNHHFSTVILDESQAIKNYHTKASQVVRSLKCENIFALSGTPLENSTDELWAIFQTIMPGFFPSLRKFKELSHEKVAKMIAPFLMRRLKQEVVRELPEKIDTNLYSELTTEQKTIYLAYLEKIQQDLSKTEFNQGEERMKLLAGLTRLRQICCDPSLFIENYHDDSGKLLQLFDTIQTAEENNKRILIFSQFTSMLKIIRDRLTQAGYHSFYMDGKTPAKERVELVEAFNQGEERLFLISLKAGGTGLNLTGADTVILYDLWWNPAVEEQAASRAHRIGQKNVVQVIRMIARGTIEEKIYNLQKKKQAIVDDLIQPGEKLLNKLTIAEIKEILKID; encoded by the coding sequence ATGATTCCTTATCATATTAAACAAGAAGGAAAACAGCTTTTACTTGAAACAAAAATCATCAGGACAGAATTAGAGAATGAGCGGAAATATGCTTTTTCTGATGGTGAAATAGTAACCAGTAAAAAAGAAGATCATTTCGACTGTAGTTGTCCTTTTCATCAAGAAGAGGGAAGTGTTTGTAAGCATATTTATGCAGCTTATCTTGATGAGAAAAAATGGCAACAGCAGGTCAAACAAAAAAGCATAAAAGAACGGATTTTAGAACAAGAAGCAGAGACGATGTTATCGCTTTTTCAAACGAATGTGGCAAAGCAATTTGATCATCGTACCTATATACCGAAAATGAAATTACATGTAGAATATATTCTAAAAATCAAGCAACAACTGCTTTCTTTGGAGTTGAAAATTGGAATGACACGCACGTATGTTGTCAAAAATATCAATGCATTTTTAAAAGCCATTTCAAAACAACAACTTCTTGAGTTTACAAAAAGTTTTACTTTTGACCCGAGTGAGCATGATTTTTATGAAGAAGACAAGCAAATTTTTGAAGCGTTAATCCAAATGAATGACATCGCCAAGTTATACGAAACAGAAGAGGATTATTGGATGAAAAGCTATGCATCAGATAAAATGCTAACCATACCAAGCAGCATGGCTTCTGATTTCATTAAGCAGCTAACAACACGTGATACACAAGTTCAAATCCTTTCAGCGAAAAATGAACTTCAATTAAAATATCTAAATCCAAAATATAGCGAAGGAAAATTAGCGCTTGATTTTTCTTTAACCGAGCGTGAACATCAACAATATACATTAGAATTGGATGCTTTTAGGCAAGCTGTTTTTTTAGAGAACTATTATCTTATTTTTTGCGATGGCATTTTTTATACCGAATTAAAACCTATCTGGCATGAACTCACACCGTTGATCGAGTTTTCCAAGATCACACATGCTGAATTTATCCAGTTTAATGAAGCAAAACTTAGCGAAGTCATTTCTTATATTCTTCCAGCACTTGAAAAATGTGGGCATGTCGATATTGATGAATCAATAAAAGCACGAATGATGAAGCCTCCGCTAAAAGCTAAGCTCTCTCTTTTTCTACAAGATAAAAGACACGCGCTTAGACTTAGATATCAATACGAGGATCAGACTTTTGATCCGTTTGTAGAGGAGGGGATCCCTTCCAACCAAAAGGCTATTATGATTCGCGATATTGAAAAGGAATCTTTAATTATGCATTTAATTGAAAATGCTCCAATTCAGTTTTCAAATGGCCAAATGGTTGTAAGCTCGAAAGAAGAAGATTTGTATTTATTTTATTATGATGTGCTTCCTGAGCTTTCTAAAGTACTTGATGTTGAAACAAGTGATGCACTAGATCAAGTTATTTTAAACACAGTAAAGCCGCATACCTCGCTTGAATTAACGAATGATCACCACTATCTTGCTATTTCGTTTGATTTTGAAGGGATCCCAGAGCAAGAGATCAACGCCGTTTTAGAATCTTTACGTGAAAAAAGACGCTACCATCGTTTAAAAGACGGCCGCTTCATTTCTTTAGAAAGTAAAACGTATCAGCAACTAAGCAATGTCTTTGATTTACTTGAAGTTCGTAAAAAAGATGTCAAGAAAAAATTAATTGTGCCATTTTATCGTGGTGTTCAAATTTATCAAGCCCTTGATGCAGAAAATGAACAAAAATACCAACATATTAGTCATCAGATCTATCAAGCGTTAACGGAGATTACGACACAATCAAAAACGCAATATTCACCGCCTAAGGGATTACATGCCAAGCTACGTGATTATCAAATAACGGGCTTTAGATGGCTCAAAAGCTTAGCTAAATATCGATTAGGTGGGATTTTAGCAGATGATATGGGGCTTGGAAAAACAGTCCAAACGATAACGTATCTTTTATCAGAGTTAGAAGATGAGCCTGAGTTAGCGCCTATTTTAATTGTTACGCCGGCTTCTTTATTATACAATTGGTTAAATGAATGGCAAAAGTTCGCGCCAGAAGTTCCTGTTACTGTGATCCATGGAACAAAGGAAACGCGTAAAAAACAAGTTGCAGCGATCACATCTGGCCAAGTCTATTTGATTTCCTATCCTTCGCTTAGACAAGATGATGCTTTTTTCAAAAACCATCACTTTTCGACAGTTATTTTAGACGAATCCCAAGCGATTAAAAATTATCATACAAAAGCAAGCCAGGTTGTTCGATCACTAAAATGTGAAAATATTTTTGCGTTAAGCGGTACACCACTTGAAAATTCAACCGACGAATTATGGGCAATCTTCCAAACCATTATGCCGGGCTTTTTCCCTTCATTACGCAAATTCAAAGAGCTAAGTCATGAAAAAGTAGCCAAAATGATTGCTCCATTTTTGATGCGGCGATTAAAGCAAGAGGTTGTCCGCGAGTTACCAGAAAAAATCGATACCAACTTATACTCTGAGCTAACCACAGAACAAAAAACCATTTACCTTGCTTATTTAGAAAAAATTCAACAGGATCTTTCAAAAACGGAATTTAATCAAGGAGAGGAGCGAATGAAGCTACTTGCTGGCCTTACTCGCTTACGGCAAATTTGTTGCGATCCTAGCCTTTTTATTGAAAATTATCATGATGATTCTGGAAAGTTGTTGCAGTTATTTGATACAATACAGACAGCAGAAGAAAATAATAAGCGAATCTTGATTTTTTCACAATTTACAAGCATGCTTAAAATTATTCGTGATCGCCTTACGCAAGCAGGGTATCATTCTTTTTATATGGATGGTAAAACACCAGCCAAAGAGCGAGTGGAGCTTGTAGAGGCGTTTAATCAAGGAGAAGAACGACTCTTTTTGATTTCTTTAAAAGCTGGCGGAACAGGATTAAATCTAACAGGAGCAGATACGGTTATTTTATATGACTTATGGTGGAATCCTGCTGTTGAAGAACAAGCGGCATCAAGGGCCCACCGAATTGGCCAAAAAAATGTGGTTCAGGTCATCCGTATGATTGCAAGAGGTACAATAGAAGAAAAAATCTATAACCTACAAAAGAAGAAACAAGCGATTGTAGATGATCTCATTCAACCAGGTGAAAAGTTACTAAATAAGTTAACGATAGCAGAAATTAAAGAGATTTTGAAAATCGATTAG
- a CDS encoding AAA family ATPase, which produces MRPLKLTMTAFGAYAGRETINFEELGNERIFVISGKTGAGKSTIFDAISYAIFGRSNTFDREGFSMRSHFAEASEMTQIELTFLLRQKKYYIKRTPQQEIAKKRGSGTTTLPQKAVLYELQDDKEILLASSVRDVNIKMEEIIQLNVHQFRQILMIPQGEFRELLVSESKEKEVILQRLAHTVYYKNIEEKLFEKQKQAEIEVKELRAEINQLLLESFADEEGLTDAKIEKLFTEKIAQLIELEEKADQELTHIQKEAELAIQQLAIATQQLADFEEFKQVNMQLAELKKEAELITSLQHRLTRQKRAEKIRPLDDLCKKLTQEFATSKTQYTTSQMKLEQEKKMLSELEQEQSDHEKLAETAEKWRRNLFQFEEMESNIHALAKINQQEEEAQKAMIQKENNFSLQENEYHHLISEQTKNEQALAAFENLESKQLTNKMQHDETLRTITEVKKQLEQKMTLNQLEQKKRHLIENHSQQMKKLSKVAEQKKVIEQAFLEEQAYLLSKHLVHGEACPVCGGLEHPHPAVKHTLYSAAHEKEINEKYAALQLDVEAQTKEIDKVTWQIDGLADLKEQSLETLQENLKQNEQTLKHYVSQKKEFEKQIIAKKKRQQALAQIKEEVVVIEKAQKEALAERNKSKEEHTKIKTKQLVLEENIPAQLRDLAMFIKTKQRIVHSLKLYTEKEQQLIKKINLAKEKQAALKANEKQQYEQMIQFENKLSLEEKNFQTALSQAGFNEYDDFKQSLLTDTEITEFEARIESHSHKKILAENEHARLQKKLESLEKPNIEELEAHFATIKQIRLQKEQLLSEIKTKHKETERQQRNYQQKNQRRSEAEEKYRDIGLLADVARGKNERRITFERYVLATFLDTIVRHANTRLAKMTNGRFWLHRKDEKARGNAQSGLELEVYDEYTGLLRHVKTLSGGECFKASLALALALAEVVQEMAGGISLETMFIDEGFGTLDPESLDMAVECLLETQEKGRIVGIISHVPELKERIPSRLEVTATNHGSKAHFIVPVI; this is translated from the coding sequence ATGAGGCCGCTTAAACTAACGATGACTGCTTTTGGCGCTTATGCTGGAAGAGAAACCATTAATTTTGAAGAATTAGGAAACGAGCGGATTTTTGTTATTTCTGGCAAAACAGGCGCAGGAAAATCGACCATTTTTGACGCGATTAGTTACGCTATTTTTGGTAGAAGTAATACATTTGATCGAGAAGGTTTTTCAATGCGTAGTCACTTTGCAGAAGCTAGCGAAATGACACAAATAGAATTAACTTTTCTTTTGCGCCAAAAAAAATATTACATTAAGCGCACACCGCAGCAAGAAATAGCTAAAAAACGGGGAAGCGGAACAACAACACTCCCCCAAAAAGCTGTACTTTATGAACTGCAAGATGATAAAGAAATTTTGCTTGCAAGTTCTGTACGAGATGTCAACATAAAAATGGAAGAAATCATTCAGCTTAATGTTCACCAATTTCGGCAAATACTGATGATTCCTCAAGGTGAATTTCGGGAGCTGCTTGTATCTGAAAGTAAGGAAAAAGAAGTCATTTTACAACGCTTAGCTCATACGGTTTACTATAAAAATATCGAAGAAAAACTATTTGAGAAGCAAAAACAAGCAGAAATAGAAGTTAAAGAATTACGTGCGGAAATCAACCAGCTACTTCTAGAAAGTTTTGCTGATGAAGAAGGTTTAACCGATGCTAAAATCGAAAAGCTGTTTACTGAGAAGATCGCACAACTTATTGAGCTGGAAGAAAAAGCAGATCAAGAGCTTACTCATATCCAAAAAGAAGCTGAACTAGCTATTCAGCAATTAGCAATAGCCACTCAGCAACTTGCTGATTTTGAAGAGTTCAAGCAAGTCAACATGCAACTTGCTGAACTAAAAAAAGAAGCAGAGCTGATAACAAGTTTACAACATAGATTAACTAGGCAAAAACGTGCCGAAAAGATTCGGCCATTAGATGATTTATGTAAAAAATTGACGCAAGAATTTGCGACAAGCAAAACGCAGTACACAACAAGTCAAATGAAGCTTGAACAAGAGAAAAAGATGTTATCTGAGCTTGAGCAAGAACAAAGCGATCATGAAAAGTTGGCTGAAACAGCAGAGAAGTGGCGCCGGAATTTGTTTCAATTTGAAGAAATGGAAAGTAATATTCATGCCTTAGCGAAAATCAACCAGCAGGAAGAAGAAGCCCAAAAAGCGATGATTCAAAAGGAAAATAATTTTTCTTTACAAGAAAACGAATACCATCATTTGATTAGCGAGCAAACAAAAAATGAACAAGCACTTGCTGCATTTGAAAATCTTGAATCCAAGCAATTAACAAACAAAATGCAACATGATGAAACGTTACGTACAATAACAGAGGTAAAAAAACAACTTGAACAAAAAATGACTTTAAATCAACTTGAGCAAAAAAAACGTCATCTTATCGAAAATCACAGTCAACAAATGAAAAAGCTAAGCAAGGTAGCTGAACAAAAAAAAGTGATTGAGCAAGCTTTTTTAGAAGAACAAGCTTATCTTCTTTCTAAACATTTAGTTCATGGAGAGGCTTGTCCGGTTTGCGGAGGTTTAGAGCACCCTCATCCAGCCGTGAAACATACGCTATATTCAGCAGCTCATGAGAAAGAAATTAACGAAAAATACGCAGCTTTACAACTTGATGTGGAGGCACAAACAAAAGAAATTGATAAAGTCACTTGGCAAATTGATGGACTAGCTGATTTGAAAGAACAATCGCTTGAAACGCTTCAGGAAAACTTGAAACAAAACGAACAAACTTTAAAACACTATGTAAGTCAAAAAAAAGAATTTGAAAAACAAATAATCGCTAAAAAGAAGCGACAACAAGCGCTTGCTCAAATAAAAGAAGAAGTCGTAGTCATTGAAAAAGCGCAAAAAGAAGCTTTAGCTGAACGAAATAAAAGTAAAGAAGAACATACAAAAATAAAAACAAAACAACTTGTCTTAGAAGAGAATATTCCAGCACAATTGCGCGATTTAGCAATGTTTATCAAAACTAAACAAAGAATTGTGCATTCATTAAAATTATATACAGAAAAAGAGCAGCAATTAATAAAAAAAATTAACCTTGCCAAAGAAAAACAAGCGGCATTAAAAGCAAATGAAAAACAACAATATGAGCAAATGATTCAATTTGAAAATAAATTATCACTTGAAGAAAAAAATTTTCAAACAGCCTTATCACAAGCCGGATTTAACGAATATGATGACTTTAAGCAAAGTCTTCTAACCGATACAGAAATAACCGAGTTTGAAGCAAGAATTGAAAGTCATTCCCATAAAAAAATACTTGCTGAAAATGAACATGCCCGCTTACAAAAGAAACTAGAATCACTAGAAAAACCAAATATTGAGGAACTAGAAGCTCATTTTGCAACAATTAAGCAAATACGCTTGCAAAAAGAACAGCTTTTATCTGAAATAAAAACCAAACACAAAGAAACGGAAAGACAGCAACGAAACTATCAGCAAAAAAATCAAAGACGAAGTGAAGCCGAAGAAAAATATCGTGATATCGGTCTTCTTGCTGATGTAGCAAGAGGAAAAAATGAACGTAGGATTACATTTGAACGTTACGTGCTTGCTACTTTTTTAGATACTATTGTCCGTCATGCCAATACAAGGCTTGCAAAAATGACAAATGGACGTTTTTGGCTACACCGAAAAGATGAAAAAGCGAGAGGAAATGCCCAAAGCGGATTGGAGCTTGAAGTGTACGATGAATATACAGGTTTATTGCGACACGTTAAGACTCTTTCTGGTGGAGAATGTTTTAAAGCGTCACTTGCTCTTGCTTTAGCATTGGCTGAAGTTGTACAAGAAATGGCAGGGGGTATATCTCTTGAGACGATGTTTATCGATGAAGGATTTGGAACGCTTGATCCCGAATCTCTTGACATGGCAGTCGAGTGTTTACTAGAGACACAAGAAAAAGGTCGAATTGTTGGCATTATTTCACATGTCCCAGAACTAAAAGAGAGAATCCCTTCACGCTTAGAAGTAACGGCAACAAATCATGGAAGTAAAGCACATTTTATCGTACCAGTCATTTAA